ACTTCCTCGTCGACGAAGGCCATGAACTGCCGGTCCGTCACGACCGGTCCGCCGCCGGGGCGTGCGGTGCCGAAGAGGAGGCGGGTCTCGGCGTACGGTTCGCCGCGCACCGGGGTCGGGGCGGCGGGGCCCTCCTCGCCGAGGGTGGCGTACGCGGTGGGCGCGCCGACGGCGAGCAGGGCCGCGACGGTCGCCACCGCGAGGCGGGTACGGGTGGGTTGGAGAGTCATGCCCCTTCCCTACCGGGCTCCGCACCACGGGATACGCCGGCCGCGCCGCAGGACGGGCAATCCGTGGGCCGTACGGGAGCCTGAGGGGCGCACAGGGGGGGTGGGCGGGGGCGTGTGAGCGGGCTCCGGTGGCGGGAACGCCCGGCTGGCGCCCGGCTGGAGCCGCTGTCACCGCCGGGTGATATCCATGGGCCGCATGAACACTGATCAAGCCGACCCTGATGAGCTCGCGGCGCTTCGTGCGGCGTTCGACGTGGACGACGGGGGCCAGTCGGCGCTCGGCTGGGAGAAAGTGCGTGCCTTCGAGGCGGAGCACGGCATCGTGCTGCCCGAGCCGTATCGGACGTTCGTGGCCGAGATGACCGACGGGTCGTACTCCGGGCCGCCGGAATCCGGGCTGCTCTCGTTGGCGGAGCTGCCCGACGACTGGGGTGACGACGGGCAGGACCGGGACCTGAGCCGGCCTTTCCCGCTGACGGAGAGCTGGCTGTGGGAGGACGACCCGAGGCCGTCCGAGGAGATCGACCCGATCCTCGATCAGGTCTTCGACCATGGCTCGATCGTGTTGGGCACCGATGGGTG
This region of Streptomyces chromofuscus genomic DNA includes:
- a CDS encoding DUF3574 domain-containing protein, with product MTLQPTRTRLAVATVAALLAVGAPTAYATLGEEGPAAPTPVRGEPYAETRLLFGTARPGGGPVVTDRQFMAFVDEEVTPDFPDGLTVQSGRGQWRHAGGTIGKERSYELVLLYPVGEAASRDRRIEEIRRDYEKAFGQESVGRVDQRVRVDF
- a CDS encoding SMI1/KNR4 family protein; the encoded protein is MNTDQADPDELAALRAAFDVDDGGQSALGWEKVRAFEAEHGIVLPEPYRTFVAEMTDGSYSGPPESGLLSLAELPDDWGDDGQDRDLSRPFPLTESWLWEDDPRPSEEIDPILDQVFDHGSIVLGTDGCAMNWHLIVTGPHRGHIWLITDVGAGPFGAEFGFTTAEPGFAGWVRHWAANKPWYDIA